A window of the Mesorhizobium opportunistum WSM2075 genome harbors these coding sequences:
- a CDS encoding NrsF family protein — MRTDDLIKALDADAGSKAMPLRSAWWLAAGAAIVIAAVVFLLTIGPRPDFMAAAHTVRFLSKFVFTIVLAISAFALIRALSTPGAATGRAMAGMIAAPLLVAVAVGLELFMVPEALWGTRMVGSNMMICMGFIPLIGIGPLAIFLWMLRYGAPTRPVLAGTVAGLLAGGLAATFYAAHCFDDSPLFVATWYTIAIAALALLGALGGRFFVRW; from the coding sequence ATGAGGACTGACGATCTCATCAAGGCGCTGGACGCCGATGCTGGCAGCAAGGCGATGCCGTTGCGCTCGGCGTGGTGGCTGGCCGCCGGTGCGGCCATTGTCATCGCGGCAGTCGTTTTCCTGCTCACGATCGGTCCGCGTCCCGACTTCATGGCGGCCGCGCACACGGTGCGCTTTTTGTCCAAATTCGTTTTCACCATCGTGCTGGCCATCAGCGCCTTTGCCCTGATCCGCGCCCTGTCGACGCCGGGTGCCGCAACAGGCCGGGCCATGGCCGGGATGATTGCCGCGCCGCTGCTGGTGGCCGTGGCGGTGGGCCTGGAGCTCTTCATGGTGCCAGAGGCGCTGTGGGGCACGCGCATGGTCGGTTCCAACATGATGATCTGCATGGGCTTCATTCCGCTGATCGGGATCGGCCCGCTAGCGATCTTCCTATGGATGCTGCGTTACGGCGCGCCGACGCGGCCCGTGCTTGCCGGCACGGTCGCGGGCCTGCTCGCCGGGGGGCTGGCCGCGACCTTCTATGCCGCGCACTGTTTCGACGATTCGCCGCTTTTCGTTGCCACCTGGTATACGATCGCGATCGCGGCGCTCGCCTTGCTTGGCGCGCTCGGCGGACGGTTTTTCGTGCGCTGGTAA
- a CDS encoding ABC transporter permease — translation MQSAVDFARPGLPPKVRRKARRRAARWLVAAAIFVSLLALLPLAFIIWTAVQTGWETVSALVFRPRVGELLVNTGLLVLLAVPIAIVLSVALAWLTERSDLPGARFWAWLCVAPLAIPAFVHSYAWITMVPGLHGLWAGVLVSVIAYFPFLYLPVSAALRRLDPALEDAAAALGLGPLRVFRRVVLPQLRLAICGGSLLVGLHLLAEYGLYVFIRFDTFTTAIVDQFQSTFNGPAANMLAGVLVTCCFVLLGLEVLVRGEERYARVGSGAARHQQRTRLGHATIPSLALLAVVTLLALGVPFVTIGRWLLAGGTDVWRLDEIGLALGQTLFLSLAGAVLATVAAMPMAWISIRAPGPLQRLLEGCNYIVGSLPGVVIALALVTITVRIALPLYQTLFTILVAYALMFLPRALVSLRASIAQAPVELERAASSLGRRPLNALWSTTIRLSAPGAAAGMALVALGIMNELTATQMLAPNGTRTLAMAFWSYSGEIDYASAAPYAFIMVAMSLPLTWLLYVQSKRMAGR, via the coding sequence ATGCAGTCGGCAGTCGATTTCGCGCGCCCGGGCCTGCCGCCGAAGGTGCGCCGAAAGGCGCGGCGACGCGCGGCGCGCTGGCTCGTTGCCGCCGCCATCTTCGTCTCCCTGCTGGCGCTGCTGCCGCTCGCCTTCATCATATGGACCGCGGTGCAAACGGGCTGGGAGACCGTCTCGGCGCTGGTCTTCCGGCCGCGTGTCGGCGAGCTGCTTGTCAACACCGGCCTGCTGGTGCTGTTGGCCGTGCCGATCGCCATCGTCCTGTCGGTGGCGCTCGCCTGGCTGACCGAGCGCAGCGACCTGCCCGGCGCCCGGTTCTGGGCCTGGCTGTGCGTGGCGCCGCTCGCCATTCCCGCTTTCGTGCACAGCTACGCCTGGATCACCATGGTGCCCGGTCTGCACGGCCTTTGGGCCGGCGTGCTGGTGTCCGTGATCGCCTATTTCCCGTTCCTCTATCTGCCGGTGTCGGCGGCGCTGCGCCGGCTCGATCCCGCCCTCGAGGACGCGGCTGCGGCACTTGGCCTTGGACCCTTGCGCGTCTTCCGGCGCGTGGTGTTGCCGCAGCTCAGGCTCGCCATCTGCGGCGGCTCGCTGCTGGTTGGGCTGCATCTGCTGGCCGAATACGGCCTTTATGTCTTCATCCGCTTCGATACCTTCACCACCGCGATCGTCGATCAGTTCCAGTCGACCTTCAATGGGCCGGCCGCCAACATGCTGGCCGGTGTCCTGGTGACATGCTGTTTCGTGCTTCTGGGCCTCGAAGTGCTGGTGCGCGGCGAGGAGCGCTATGCCCGTGTCGGGTCCGGCGCGGCGCGGCATCAGCAACGGACGCGCCTTGGCCATGCCACCATCCCCAGCCTGGCCTTGCTTGCGGTCGTCACGCTGCTGGCGCTCGGCGTGCCGTTCGTGACCATCGGCCGCTGGCTGCTCGCCGGCGGCACCGATGTCTGGCGGCTCGACGAGATCGGATTGGCTCTCGGCCAGACGCTGTTCCTGTCGCTTGCCGGCGCTGTGCTTGCCACCGTCGCCGCCATGCCGATGGCCTGGATATCGATCCGCGCGCCGGGGCCATTGCAGCGCCTGCTCGAAGGTTGCAACTACATCGTCGGCTCGCTGCCGGGTGTGGTCATTGCATTGGCTCTGGTCACCATAACCGTGCGTATCGCCCTGCCGCTCTATCAAACCCTGTTCACCATCCTGGTCGCCTATGCCCTGATGTTCCTGCCACGTGCCCTGGTCAGCCTGCGGGCGTCGATCGCCCAGGCACCGGTCGAGCTCGAGCGCGCCGCGTCCAGCCTCGGCCGGCGTCCACTCAACGCGCTGTGGTCGACGACGATCCGCCTGTCGGCGCCGGGTGCGGCGGCCGGCATGGCCCTTGTGGCGCTCGGCATCATGAACGAACTGACCGCGACCCAGATGCTGGCGCCGAACGGCACCCGCACGCTCGCGATGGCGTTCTGGTCCTACAGCGGCGAGATCGATTATGCCTCGGCCGCCCCCTACGCCTTCATCATGGTGGCGATGTCGTTGCCGCTGACCTGGCTGCTCTATGTCCAGTCGAAACGGATGGCCGGACGATGA
- the ugpC gene encoding sn-glycerol-3-phosphate ABC transporter ATP-binding protein UgpC gives MASITIRDVKKSYAKMQVVHGVDLDIRSGEFVVILGPSGCGKSTLLRMIAGLEDISAGEIAIDGTVVNRLEPRERGCAMVFQNYALYPHMSVAQNIGYSLKVAGVPAAERTQRIQAVARTLELEQLLDRKPMALSGGQRQRVAMGRAMIREPKVFLFDEPLSNLDAKLRVQMRSEIRKLHRRLNATSVFVTHDQVEAMTLADRLVVMNGGRVEQVGTPGEIYTRPASRFVATFVGAPAMNMLEGTVELDGLSLLDGSRRLTMARAGLPVGTKVAMGIRPEAVRLVAPGTASSLKATVDLVEELGAGRVIYVDLDGAPFSVMTSEAVHPEPGSAVGLMLSPNDMHFFSSGTGTRLDVFKASVPEPAL, from the coding sequence ATGGCCTCCATCACCATTCGCGACGTGAAAAAGAGCTACGCCAAGATGCAGGTCGTGCATGGCGTCGACCTCGACATCAGGTCGGGCGAATTCGTCGTCATCCTCGGGCCGTCGGGCTGCGGCAAGTCCACACTGCTGCGCATGATCGCCGGGCTGGAGGATATCTCCGCTGGCGAGATCGCGATCGACGGCACGGTGGTCAACAGACTGGAGCCGCGCGAGCGCGGCTGCGCCATGGTGTTTCAGAACTACGCGCTCTATCCGCATATGAGCGTGGCGCAGAACATCGGCTATTCGCTCAAGGTCGCCGGCGTTCCCGCCGCCGAGCGTACCCAGCGCATCCAGGCGGTCGCGCGCACGCTGGAACTCGAACAGCTGCTCGACCGCAAGCCGATGGCGCTTTCCGGCGGCCAGCGGCAGCGCGTCGCCATGGGGCGCGCCATGATCCGCGAACCGAAAGTGTTCCTGTTCGACGAACCGTTATCCAATCTCGATGCCAAGCTGCGCGTGCAGATGCGCTCGGAAATCCGCAAGCTGCACCGCCGGCTGAACGCGACCTCCGTTTTCGTCACCCATGACCAGGTCGAGGCGATGACGCTCGCCGACCGGCTGGTGGTGATGAATGGCGGACGGGTCGAGCAGGTCGGCACCCCAGGCGAGATCTACACCCGTCCAGCCAGCCGCTTCGTCGCCACCTTCGTCGGCGCGCCGGCAATGAATATGCTCGAAGGCACGGTCGAACTCGACGGGTTGTCGCTGCTCGACGGCAGCCGGCGCCTGACCATGGCCCGCGCCGGCCTGCCGGTCGGCACCAAGGTGGCGATGGGCATCCGGCCGGAAGCCGTCCGGCTGGTGGCGCCGGGCACGGCGAGTTCCCTCAAGGCCACAGTCGACCTGGTCGAGGAGCTGGGCGCCGGGCGTGTCATCTATGTCGATCTCGACGGCGCGCCGTTTTCGGTGATGACGTCGGAGGCCGTGCACCCCGAGCCCGGCAGTGCCGTCGGCCTGATGCTTTCGCCCAATGACATGCATTTCTTCTCGTCGGGGACGGGAACCCGCCTCGATGTCTTCAAGGCTTCCGTTCCCGAACCGGCGCTCTGA
- a CDS encoding phosphodiesterase encodes MKIIQVTDVHLGRQGERRFGADLHQRLASCIAHINAHHADAALCVFTGDLTETGAPESYADLRTALSTLSVPWRLLPGNHDRRVNLVAAFPEIPVDENGFVQSVHDSGEEVLLFLDCLAEGRVEGELCGTRLAWLEARLEQSAGRPAYIFLHHPPVALGLPQLDPLALEQPGRLLGLLRDHGNVRHIFFGHVHRDIAGTVAGIPFSAQRGLHARFELALDRSSETVEQAPPSYAVILIDSANQRVVVHGCDFLERWPIYSAETGALVLPGIAPEMD; translated from the coding sequence ATGAAAATCATTCAGGTCACGGATGTGCATCTTGGCCGGCAAGGCGAGCGCCGCTTCGGCGCGGACCTGCATCAGCGGCTGGCCTCATGCATCGCGCACATCAATGCGCATCACGCCGATGCGGCACTTTGCGTCTTTACCGGCGACCTGACCGAGACCGGCGCGCCGGAAAGCTATGCCGATCTCAGGACCGCCCTGAGCACGCTGTCGGTGCCCTGGCGGCTGCTGCCGGGCAACCATGACAGAAGGGTCAATCTCGTCGCGGCGTTTCCGGAAATTCCGGTCGACGAGAACGGCTTCGTGCAGTCGGTCCATGACAGCGGGGAGGAAGTCTTGCTGTTCCTCGACTGCCTGGCGGAAGGGCGCGTCGAAGGCGAACTATGCGGAACGCGGCTTGCCTGGCTGGAAGCCCGGCTCGAACAATCGGCAGGCAGGCCCGCTTACATTTTCCTGCACCATCCGCCGGTCGCGCTCGGCCTGCCGCAGCTCGACCCGCTGGCGCTCGAACAACCCGGGCGGCTGCTGGGACTGCTGCGGGACCATGGCAATGTCCGCCACATCTTCTTCGGCCATGTCCATCGCGACATCGCCGGCACGGTCGCTGGCATTCCGTTCTCGGCGCAGCGCGGCCTGCACGCCCGGTTCGAGCTTGCGCTTGACCGATCGAGCGAGACCGTCGAGCAGGCGCCGCCCTCCTATGCGGTCATCCTCATCGACAGCGCCAACCAGCGCGTGGTCGTGCATGGCTGCGATTTTCTCGAGCGGTGGCCGATCTATTCAGCCGAGACCGGCGCGCTCGTCTTGCCGGGCATTGCACCGGAGATGGACTGA
- a CDS encoding carbohydrate ABC transporter permease translates to MEKRVTFSRWTIGILFAVPQLLLIFTFFYWPAGQAVYWSLTLQQPWGGGNIWVGLDNFRSILSNADYWNSITASLVFAGISTGLAMFIALVLAALTDRQLAGSRLYRVVLIWPYGIAAPALALAFRFILAPEAGFMAVVNRVWPGFWDPGLDGADAMASIIVAFSWKYVGYNFIFFLAAFQAIPRSLIEAAAMDGSGVIRRFWDIQFPLITPTIFFLLVINITESFQDSFGIVDIMTSGGPANATNLMVYKIYSDGFKGLDFSGAAAQSIILMLLIIVLTIFQFRFIERRVHYR, encoded by the coding sequence ATGGAAAAACGCGTTACCTTCAGCAGGTGGACAATCGGCATCCTTTTCGCGGTGCCGCAACTTCTGCTGATCTTCACGTTCTTCTACTGGCCGGCAGGCCAGGCCGTATACTGGTCGCTGACGCTGCAGCAGCCCTGGGGCGGCGGCAATATCTGGGTTGGGCTCGACAATTTCCGCTCGATCCTGTCCAACGCCGACTATTGGAACTCGATCACCGCCAGCCTGGTCTTTGCCGGGATCAGCACCGGTCTGGCGATGTTCATCGCGCTGGTGCTCGCTGCCTTGACCGACCGGCAGCTCGCCGGCTCGCGTCTCTACCGCGTGGTGCTGATCTGGCCCTATGGTATCGCCGCACCGGCGCTGGCGCTGGCGTTCCGCTTCATCCTGGCGCCGGAAGCCGGCTTCATGGCCGTCGTCAACCGGGTCTGGCCCGGCTTCTGGGATCCCGGTCTCGATGGTGCCGATGCCATGGCGTCGATCATCGTCGCCTTCTCCTGGAAATATGTCGGCTACAACTTCATTTTCTTCCTGGCCGCGTTCCAGGCCATCCCGCGTTCGCTGATCGAGGCGGCGGCGATGGACGGCTCCGGTGTCATCAGGCGGTTCTGGGATATCCAGTTCCCGCTGATCACGCCGACGATCTTCTTCCTGCTGGTCATCAACATCACCGAAAGCTTCCAGGATTCCTTCGGCATTGTCGACATCATGACGTCGGGCGGACCGGCGAACGCCACCAATCTGATGGTCTACAAGATCTATTCCGACGGCTTCAAAGGCCTCGATTTTTCAGGCGCCGCCGCGCAGAGCATCATCCTGATGCTGCTCATCATCGTGCTCACCATCTTCCAGTTCCGCTTCATCGAGCGGCGCGTGCATTACAGGTGA
- a CDS encoding sigma-70 family RNA polymerase sigma factor — translation MSGKDEAELSRLLRAAIAGDERAYADFLHRIAALVRGFVRRKIVQGGVDPEDVVQETLLAIHVKRHTWRQDAPVLPWVYAIARFKLIDAFRRRGRRIEIDVDDIAETFAEPETETVSERDINRALGGLPPAQRSVVSAISVEGRSIGETAAKFGISETAVRVSLHRGLAAIAKRFGQGRFGRE, via the coding sequence GTGAGCGGCAAGGACGAGGCCGAGCTTTCCCGGCTGTTGCGGGCCGCGATCGCGGGAGATGAAAGGGCCTACGCCGACTTTCTGCACCGGATCGCCGCGCTGGTGCGCGGTTTTGTCAGGCGCAAGATCGTGCAGGGCGGGGTCGATCCTGAGGATGTCGTGCAGGAAACCTTGCTGGCCATTCATGTGAAAAGGCATACCTGGCGCCAGGACGCGCCGGTATTGCCTTGGGTCTATGCGATCGCCCGCTTCAAGCTGATCGATGCATTCCGGCGGCGCGGACGGCGCATCGAGATCGATGTCGACGACATCGCCGAGACATTCGCCGAGCCGGAAACCGAGACCGTCAGCGAACGCGACATCAACCGGGCCTTGGGCGGACTGCCGCCGGCACAGCGTTCCGTGGTCTCGGCCATATCCGTGGAGGGCCGCTCGATCGGTGAGACGGCGGCGAAGTTCGGCATCAGCGAGACGGCGGTGCGCGTGTCGCTGCATCGAGGGCTTGCCGCGATAGCCAAGAGATTTGGGCAGGGGCGGTTCGGGCGGGAATGA
- a CDS encoding iron ABC transporter substrate-binding protein yields the protein MKYTLCALAGATALAIGLAAGPAMAEDAGIIVYNAQHESLAKEWAAGFTKETGIKVTLRNGGDSDFSNQIVAEGTASPADVFLTENSPAMVLVENAGLFAPVDADTLAQVPQDYQAASGKWVGVAARSTVFAYNTTKLKADQLPKSLLDLADPSWKGRWAASPSGADFQAIVSALLQLKGEAATADWLKAMKANFTAYKGNSTVMKAVNAGEIEGGVIYHYYYFGDQAKTGENSKNVALHYFKNQDPGAFVSVSGGGVLASSKHPKEAQAFLKWVTGKGGQDVLKNGTSFEYAVGKGAESNPKLVPLVDLQAPKVDAATLNSKKVTDLMTAAGLL from the coding sequence ATGAAATACACCCTTTGCGCGCTTGCCGGTGCCACCGCGCTTGCAATCGGCCTGGCCGCCGGTCCGGCGATGGCCGAAGATGCCGGCATCATCGTCTACAACGCCCAGCACGAAAGCCTGGCCAAGGAATGGGCCGCAGGGTTCACCAAGGAGACCGGCATCAAGGTCACCTTGCGCAATGGCGGCGACAGCGATTTCTCCAACCAGATCGTCGCCGAAGGCACCGCCTCGCCCGCCGACGTGTTCCTGACGGAGAATTCGCCGGCCATGGTGCTGGTCGAGAATGCCGGCCTGTTCGCGCCAGTCGACGCCGACACGCTGGCCCAGGTCCCGCAGGACTATCAGGCGGCCAGCGGCAAATGGGTGGGTGTAGCCGCGCGCAGCACCGTGTTTGCCTACAACACCACCAAGCTCAAGGCCGACCAGTTGCCCAAATCGCTGCTCGACCTTGCCGACCCGAGCTGGAAGGGCCGTTGGGCGGCGTCGCCCTCGGGCGCCGATTTCCAGGCCATCGTCAGCGCATTGCTGCAGCTCAAGGGCGAGGCCGCCACGGCGGACTGGCTGAAGGCGATGAAGGCGAACTTCACCGCCTATAAGGGCAACAGCACCGTGATGAAGGCGGTCAACGCCGGCGAGATCGAAGGCGGCGTGATCTACCACTATTACTATTTCGGCGATCAGGCCAAGACCGGCGAGAACAGCAAGAACGTCGCGCTGCACTATTTCAAGAACCAGGATCCGGGCGCTTTCGTCTCGGTCTCGGGTGGCGGCGTGCTCGCCTCGAGCAAGCATCCGAAGGAAGCCCAGGCTTTCCTGAAATGGGTGACCGGCAAGGGCGGCCAGGACGTGCTGAAGAACGGAACCTCCTTCGAATACGCGGTCGGCAAGGGCGCGGAGTCCAATCCCAAGCTGGTGCCGCTGGTTGACCTGCAGGCGCCGAAGGTCGACGCCGCGACGCTGAACTCCAAGAAGGTCACCGACCTGATGACGGCAGCCGGCTTGCTTTAG
- a CDS encoding ABC transporter ATP-binding protein: MSFLELRDLHKHYGPVAALAGVDLSVASGSRTAIVGPSGCGKTTLLRLIAGFEAPDQGRIVLDGEVLANGGVAVPAHRRGIGVVAQDGALFPHLSISDNIGFGMGRSEDKRAERIVELAYIVGLDKAILKRRPHELSGGQQQRVALARAMAMKPRLMLLDEPFSALDTGLRASMRKAVAELLEAAGITTILVTHDQAEALSFAAQVAVMRDGKFSQVGTPRELYLRPKDRMIAEFLGDAIILPARISGGFASSPLGRIAVDSPDSRDVARIMLRPEQIALKRTSREGMSGTPDMLFGEVTESEFAGSTCTIAVRLLNNFDPPDAAAIGNTPLILRKSGMDAPAVGEIVRLTVSGKAHVFA; this comes from the coding sequence ATGAGCTTTCTTGAACTCCGCGATCTGCACAAGCATTACGGCCCGGTCGCCGCGCTGGCCGGCGTCGACCTCAGCGTCGCCAGTGGCAGCCGCACGGCGATCGTCGGACCCTCGGGTTGCGGCAAGACGACATTGCTGCGGCTGATCGCCGGCTTCGAGGCGCCCGACCAGGGCCGCATCGTGCTCGACGGCGAGGTGCTGGCCAATGGCGGCGTTGCCGTTCCGGCACATCGCCGCGGCATCGGCGTGGTGGCGCAGGACGGCGCCCTGTTTCCACATCTGAGCATATCCGACAATATCGGTTTCGGCATGGGCCGTAGCGAGGACAAGCGCGCCGAGCGCATCGTCGAGCTCGCCTATATCGTCGGGCTGGACAAGGCGATCCTCAAGCGCCGCCCTCACGAGCTTTCCGGCGGCCAGCAGCAGCGCGTGGCGCTCGCCCGCGCCATGGCGATGAAGCCCAGGCTGATGCTGCTCGACGAGCCGTTCTCGGCGCTCGACACCGGCCTGCGCGCCTCGATGCGCAAGGCGGTGGCCGAACTGCTGGAGGCCGCCGGCATCACCACCATCCTGGTGACGCACGACCAGGCCGAGGCGCTGTCCTTCGCTGCCCAGGTGGCGGTTATGCGCGACGGAAAATTCTCGCAGGTCGGCACGCCGCGCGAACTGTATCTCCGGCCGAAGGACAGGATGATCGCCGAGTTCCTCGGCGACGCCATCATCCTGCCGGCCAGGATATCGGGTGGCTTCGCCAGCTCGCCGCTGGGCCGCATCGCGGTCGACTCGCCGGACAGCCGCGATGTCGCCCGCATCATGCTGCGGCCGGAGCAGATCGCGCTGAAACGGACATCGCGCGAGGGCATGTCGGGCACCCCTGACATGCTGTTCGGCGAGGTGACGGAATCCGAATTCGCCGGCTCGACATGCACGATCGCGGTGCGGCTCCTCAACAATTTCGATCCGCCGGACGCCGCCGCCATCGGCAACACGCCGCTGATCCTGCGCAAATCCGGCATGGACGCACCGGCGGTCGGCGAGATCGTGCGGCTCACCGTGTCGGGCAAGGCGCACGTGTTCGCCTGA
- a CDS encoding ABC transporter permease subunit, whose product MVERTPILNFFTHLILFVGFVFCVAPFVIVAIAASHNLKDVNDVPMSLLPGSDIWVNIKTAWTTADLGPKLLNSFIVAAGVASGKVIISALTAFSIVYFRYPGRTFIFWLIFVTLMLPLEVRIVPTYAVVANVLSPYQAILDVTGISWLIEKVSGVQVSLNFGLLNTYPGLILPLVATATGTFLYRQFFLTVPDELTEAARMDGAGALRFFIDILLPLSRNNMAALGTIMFLWAWNQYLWPLLITTDQSHAMAVTELKQLIPNVGGAPEWHIAMAGTLIIMLPPLVVVVLMQRWFVRGLIATEK is encoded by the coding sequence ATGGTCGAGCGCACCCCGATCCTCAATTTCTTCACGCACTTGATCCTGTTCGTCGGCTTCGTCTTTTGTGTCGCGCCGTTCGTGATCGTGGCCATCGCTGCGTCGCACAACCTCAAGGACGTCAACGACGTCCCGATGTCGCTGCTGCCGGGCAGCGACATCTGGGTTAACATCAAGACGGCGTGGACGACGGCGGATCTCGGCCCTAAACTTCTGAACAGCTTCATCGTCGCAGCCGGCGTGGCATCAGGCAAAGTGATCATCTCGGCACTCACCGCCTTCTCGATCGTCTATTTCCGCTATCCAGGGCGCACCTTCATCTTCTGGCTGATCTTCGTGACACTGATGCTGCCGCTGGAGGTGCGCATCGTGCCGACATACGCGGTCGTCGCCAATGTGCTGTCGCCCTATCAGGCTATTCTTGACGTAACCGGTATTAGCTGGCTGATCGAGAAGGTGTCGGGCGTGCAGGTCTCGCTCAACTTCGGGCTGCTCAATACGTATCCCGGCCTGATCCTGCCGCTGGTCGCCACCGCCACCGGCACATTCCTCTACCGGCAGTTCTTCCTCACCGTGCCGGATGAATTGACCGAGGCCGCGCGCATGGACGGCGCCGGGGCGCTGCGTTTCTTCATCGATATCCTGCTGCCGCTGTCGCGCAACAACATGGCCGCACTTGGCACCATCATGTTCCTGTGGGCGTGGAACCAGTATCTGTGGCCGTTGCTCATCACCACCGACCAGTCGCATGCAATGGCGGTGACCGAGCTCAAGCAGCTCATCCCCAATGTCGGCGGCGCCCCGGAATGGCATATCGCCATGGCTGGAACGCTGATCATCATGCTGCCGCCGCTGGTCGTCGTGGTGCTCATGCAGCGCTGGTTCGTGCGCGGCCTGATCGCCACCGAAAAGTGA